The nucleotide window TTGGCAGAGCCTGCGCCTGACCTGGAGTTGGCTGGGGGTAAGGCTGCAGGATGCCCGGGGGCGGCTGCTGTTCGAAGCCGGCCAACTGGATAAGCTGGAGCTCGGCTTTCCCCCTGAGCCCAGGGCGTCGCTGCAATGCCGACAGCTGTGCATGCTGACGGTGGCGGTTCCGGTGCTGAGCCGCTCGGGCCAGCCCGGCACCCTGACCATCACCGAATCCCTGGCGCCGCTGCTCAGCGATCTCCACCAGACCCTGCCGGTGGATCTGCTGCTGCTGGCCCCCAACCACTCCCGGGCCAGCCTCAACAGCCTGCGCCACCCCCAGCTCTGGAACCTGTCGTTCCGCTCGGGCACGCCCAACCCCCAGGTGATGCGCTTGATGATGGCCCTGTCCAGGGACTGGCTTCCCCAGCAGCTGCTCGAAGGCAGGCTTTATGGCTTCGAGGGACGGCAATGGCTGGTGTGGTGGCATCCCCTGCCCAGCCTGGAGCAGGGAGGTCTGCTGATCGCCATGGACGTCAACCAGCAGATCGCCGCGTCCAGGGCCTACAAGGCCAAGCTCACCTGGCTGGGCCTGGCCCTGGGGATCTTTTCCTGTTCATGGTTGCTGTGGCTGGCCTGGCGCATGGCGGCCCGCCTCAGCCAGCAGGCCAAGGTGTTGCCTTCCCTGGCCCATCACCCAGAGGCGCTGGCGGGCCAGCAGCGGCAGCCTCAATTGCTCTGTGACGAGCTGGATCTGCTGGAAGAGGCGGAGTTCGAGCTGGCCAGGCGGCTGGTGGAGCTGGACCGGCAGGTGCAGCAGCGTACCAGCGAGCTTGAGCACCACATCAAGTTCGATCCCCTGACCGGCCTGGCCAGTCGCAGCCTGATCGACTCCGAGCTTTACCGCCGGCTGGAACACCTGCCGGCAGAAGAAAAGCTGGCACTGGTGTTTATGGACATCAATGACTTCAAGCAGGTCAATGACTCCCTTGGCCATGAGCAGGGAGACAGGCTGCTGCAGATCCTGGCCCAGCGACTCTCCCATGTCGGTCAGCAGGAAGAACTGATCGGCCGGTTCGCCGGCGACGATTTCGTGGTACTGAAGCAATGCCGGGAGAGCAGCGAGCTCGATGAACTCAGCCGCCGGCTCAGGGAGATCGTCAAGGAGCCGGTACAACTGGGGGAACGCCTGTACGGCATCAACGTGACCCTGGGCATCGCCGTGGCGGAGGGGCCGGAGATGTCGCCCGGGGAGCTGCTCAAGCGGGCCGACATGGCCCTGCATCACGCCAAGGCCAGCAAGGCCAGCATCAGCTACTTCAACCGGGACATGGAAGAGCGGCTCAACGCCCGTATCAGCCTGGATCACGATCTGGACGCGGCCTTCAGCGAACAGCAGTTCATGCTCTACCTGCAACCCCAGTACCAGCTGAGCAATGGTGAGCTGCATGGCTTCGAGGCCTTGATCCGCTGGCGCCACCCCAAACAGGGCATAGTGTCGCCGGGCAACTTCATTCCGGCCCTGGAGCAGTCCGAGCGGATAGTGGAGCTGGGCTTCTGGACCATAGAAGAAGCCCTGTCCATGCTGGCCAGGCTGGAGGCCGGGGGCCTGCACGGCTGCCATATGGCCGTAAACCTGTCGCCACGGCAGTTCCTGGACGCCAGCCTGCCGGCCTTCATCGACACGGCGTTACGCCGCCACGGCCTGCTGCCAGGGCAACTGGAGCTGGAGGTGACGGAGACCAGCTTCATCGGCCGGTTCGGGCCGGCCATAGATGCCCTCAATGCCATCAAGGCCACAGGGGTCAGGGTGGCCATAGATGATTTCGGTACCGGCTATTCCTCCCTGAGCTACCTGCGCCAGCTGCCCTTCGATGTGGTCAAGATCGATCGTTCCTTCGTCGCTACCCTGGGCCAGGACGACACGAGCAGCAAGATAGTCACCAGCCTTATCGAGCTGCTTCATAACCTGGGCGCCACCGTCGTCGCCGAAGGGGTGGAAACCCAGGCCCAGCTGCGGCTGCTCAAGGCGTTTGACTGTGATCTGGCCCAGGGTTACCTGCTGGGCAAGCCCATGGACGAAACCAGCCTGATCCGGCTGCTGAGCGGCAACATCTCCAGCCTGCCCATTCTCGCCGGCAAGGTCGGCAACCAGGCCTAGGGTGTCCGGCCGCAAAGCCAGGTGCCTTTGACCCGGCCCTGCCGATCCAGCAGCACCAGATCGGCGTCCATGCCGGCCCTGAGCATGCCCTTGCGGCCCTCCAGGCCCAGAAAACGTGCCGGCCAGCGGGACGCCATGCGCAGCGCGCCTTCCTCGCCGACCCCCAGCCAGGTACGGGCATTGGCCACCGCCTGGGCCATGTTCAGGGCCGAGCCGGCCAGGCGGCCTTCCTGGTTGCTGAGCCTGTCGCCGTCCAGGTGCAGAACTTCATCGAAATAGGGGAATTCCCTGGCCTTGCTGCCGACGGCCTGCATGGCGTCGGTGACCAGCAACAGCCGCTGCTCGCCAAGGGCCTTGAGGGCGACCCTGGCGGCGGCGGGGTGGACATGGTGGCCATCCAGGATCAGGCCGCAGGCGGCCCCGTCGTGGGCCAGGGCGGCGCCGACCATGCCGGGCTCCCGGGAGCCAAAGGGCGACATGGCGTTGAACAAATGGGTAAAGCCGGTTGCGCCTGCCTCCAGGGCGGCATTGGCCTGTTCGAAGCTGCAGTCGGAGTGGCCCAGGCAGACGATGGCGCCGGCCGCCACCAGTGCGGCTATCTGCTGCGGCGGCACCTGCTCCGGGGCCAGGGTCACCAGGCGGATGCCCAGATCCTGGCGGCAATAAAGGGCCATTTCCCTGTCGCTCAGGGGGCGGATATGCCTGGCCTGGTGGATGCCGCGCTTGGGCTGGCTGAGGTGGGGACCTTCGAAATGAATGCCCAGGATCCCCGGCATGCCATCTTCCAGGGCCAGGGCGACCGTATCGGCGGCCCTGGTCATCTTGTCCAGGTCATCGGTGATCAGGGTCGGCAGCATGGCGGTGGTGCCGAAGCGGCCATGGGCCTGGACCATGGCCCCCAGGGTGGCCAGGCTGGGTTCGTTGTTGAAGAGCCGATCGCCGCCGCCGTTGACCTGGATGTCGATAAAGCCCGGCGCCAGGGTGCCGTCAAGATGCAGGATCTCGTCGCCGTCCTCCGTGCCAAGGGAGAGGATCCGGCCGTCGACCAGGGTCAGGCAGGGGCTGTCGAGAAAGGTATCGCCGTCAAAGAGGCGGTCGGCCTTGAGGGTCAGTGTCTTCATCTGTGATCACAACCAGTCGTGGGGGTGGCGCTCGGCCTCATAGATCAGCCTGTCCCTGATCTGCTGGGCCACCCTCAGTGGTATATAGGGCAGCGTCAAGGTACCGCTGGCCAGGCTTAGCTGCAAACTGGCCAGATCATGTTTCATCTGCCCCGGGGACTGGCTGAGGCGTACGGCCTGGACCTTGGGGCCGGGGATAAGGGTCCAGGTGGTACCGAACAGGCCGCTGCGGATCCACAGATCCCGTCCCTCCTGGTGGTAACCCCAATGACGCCAGCGCAGCCACACCAGTAGCCAAAGCAGGGGCAACAGCAGCAGGGGCTGGCTGCCGCCGGTGATCTGCATCAGGGTGGCCAGGGTCGGCAGGGCGGGCAGCAGCCACAGCAGGGCGGTCCGGGAAAGGTAGCGGCTGTCGATGGCACGTGCCTCCTCCGGCACCTGGTGGCGATGGCCAAGCAACGACATGTAATGGGGCAGCTGCTGGTATTCGAGGGCCGGCAGCACCATGGAGGCCCTGGCGTCCTGCTCCTGCTGGTGATCGTCCTTGACCTGGACCAGCTCCAGGGTCCAGCGCCCAAACAGCCGGCACAGCAGGTTGTACCTGAGGCGGATGATCTGTAGTCGCCTGAGCTTGAGGCTGGCCTGGTGCCGGGTCAGCAGGCCGCCGCTGAGCCTGAGCATGCCGTCATGCCGATGCAGGGCATAGGGGTGGTAGCGAACCACGGCGCCCAGCACCGACAGCAGGGTGAAGACGAGGAACAACGCCAGCAGGAAGCCGGCCACCGCCAGTGCCGTCATGGCCGGGGAGAAGCGGCTATCATCCAGGCGGAAAATGGTCATCCCGCTCCAGTCGATGTAGTCCCAGAAGGGTGCCAATACCACCAGCAGCCAGGCCAGGTGGTTATGGCAGATGCCGTGAATGACCAGATCCCCAAGACTACGGCTGAGCATGGGAGCGGAAGCCTCCTGCTGAACGGGCGCCGTTGCCCCTTCCAGCAGCTGCCGTTTCAGGCGGTTGGCCTGGTCCAGGGGCAGGGCCACCAGCGTGGCTTCCTTGCCCTTGGCGCCGGCGGTCTCGACTTCCAGGTTATAGAGGGACAGGGGACGCAGGTAGAGCGGCTGGCTGATCTGGATGTTCTGGATGCGGCTGGCGGGAATGTCCAGGTGGGCGCGGAACAGCAGCCCCTTGCGGATCAGCAGCCTGTTGCCGTCCAGCCGGAACCGGAACAGCCACCAGCCAAGGATGCTGCTGGCCAGCATCAGCGGCAGGCCAGCCGACAATCCCCACAGGCCCAGGGTGCCGAGATCCCATGGCCCGTAGAGGCCGGCGGCGATGAACCCCGGCAGGGCCTGGACCATCAGCCGCAACTGCCCCAGGAATACCACGCCCAGGCCCCAGGGGGATAGCCGCTGCCAGGCCATGTCAGCTCTCCACCTTCAGCAGCAGCTGCTGCCTGAGGGCCTGGGCCTGTTGCGGGGTCAGGCCGGGGATGCGCAGTTCGGCGCTGGCACTGCCGGCGCTGTAGCCCTTGAGGGTGCTGAGGCCAAAATACCTTTCCAGGGGGCCCTGCTCGATGGCCAGGTGCTGGAGGCGGCAGTTGGGCACCACCTTGTGGTGGCGCCACCAGAGCCCGAACCAGATCATGGTGTCGTGCTCCCGCAGCGCATAGCGGAACCGCCTGGCCCAGAGCCAGCGGTAGCGGCCCATGGCTAGGACCAGCACCAGGGCCAGCAACGACCAGGGCAAGGCCTGCAGCCAGGACAGTGCCAGGGCGTTGCGGGTAAACAGCAGCACCGCCACGGGGACGGCAACCATCAAGGGCAGCAGCGGGGCCTGCATCAGCTTCGCCAGCCTGGGATCGACGGCATTACCCTCGACCAGGGCGGCCTGGGGCAGGTTGTCCGGATGGATACTGTGGTTGCTGAAGGTGTCCATGCTGTGCTCTTTACTGCAGCTCCTTTACTTGCAGGATGGCAAAGGGGGCTCGGGAAGCAAAGCAAAAAAGCCGCGCCAGGGGCTCGAACTGGCTATGGCGCGCCTGGCCAGGACGCCAAAGACGGCCGGATAAAGGGGCAGCCCCGCTGCCTGACAAGTTGCTAATGCCATGGCCTTTTCCGGGATCAACTAAGCTATTAGGACCAACTCCCGTGGACAGTTGCCGTGCTGAAAAGCCTCCGCCTCCTCCTGCTGCTGTTACTGGCCGGCCAATGCTGGGCCCAGGGCAGCTATTGGCGGCTGGAGATCAAGGGGGCCATAGGTCCCGGCACGGCCAACTACCTGATCAACCAGATCGATGAAGCGGCCGCCCAGGCCGAGCCGCCCGAGTTCCTGCTGGTTGCCCTGGACACCCCGGGCGGCCTCTACTCGGCGACCCACGACATCAACCAGGCCATCCTCGCCTCAAGGGTACCCATCGTCATCTATGTGTCGCCCCAGGGAGCCAGGGCCGCCTCTGCCGGCACCTTCATGATCTACGCCAGCCATGTGGCGGCCATGGCCCCGGCCACCCATCTGGGAGCGGCCAGTCCGGTGCAGATCGGCAGCCCGGGCCAGGGCGGGGAGGAGCAGAAGGAAAGCGAGAACCAGAAGACCCTGGCCCGCAAGCAGCTCAACGACGCCATCTCCTATATACGCTCGCTGGCCGAGCTGCGTGGCCGCAACGTGGAATGGGCGGAGGAGGCGGTGCGCAATGCCGCCACCCTGACCGCCGCCGAGGCCTTGGAGCAAAAGGTCATCGAGATCCTGGCCAGGGATGAAGGCGACCTGCTGGCCCAGCTCGATGGCCTGGAAGTGGAACTGCCGGACGGCAGCAGGCAGCTGCAGAGCCAGGGGCTGGTGGCGTCCGACAGGGAGCCGGACTGGCGGGAGCGTTTCATCATTGCCATCACGGATCCCAACATTGCCTACATACTGATGCTGATCGGCATCTATGGGCTGATCCTGGAGTTCTATAGCCCGGGGTTCGGGGTGTCCGGCACCATAGGCACCATCTGCCTGCTGCTGGCGCTGCTGGCCTTCCAGATGCTGCCCATCAGCTATGCGGGCCTGGCCCTGATCCTGGTCGGGTTGGCGCTGCTGCTGGCCGAAGCCATGGTGCCCAGTTTCGGGATACTGGGGGCCGGGGGGCTGATCGCCTTCCTGCTGGGTTCGATACTGCTGTTCGACAGCCCGGACCAGGCTTATCGCGTGGCCTGGCCCTTGATTGCCGCCTTTGCGGTCACCTCCCTGCTGTTCCTGCTTATCGTGGTGCGCATGCTGCTCAGGCAGCGGCGCAGGGCGGCCGTGTCCGGCCTGGAATCCTTGGTCGGGGGCGAGGCCGTGGTGCTGGAAAGCCAGGACGGCCAGGTGACCGTATTCATGAACGGGGAGCGCTGGCTGGCCAGCTCTCCGGTCCCGCTGCAGGCGGGGCAGAAGGTCAGGATAGAGGGTGTTCAGGGGCTGACCCTGAACGTGAGCGCCAAGAATAATGAGGAGGGTTTGTCATGATCCCCGTTGGTTATTTTCCCCTATTGCTGATCATCTTCGTGGTCAGCCTGATCATGAGCATGTTCCGCATTCTGCGGGAATACGAGCGGGGCGTGATCTTC belongs to Gallaecimonas sp. GXIMD4217 and includes:
- a CDS encoding nodulation protein NfeD, whose product is MLKSLRLLLLLLLAGQCWAQGSYWRLEIKGAIGPGTANYLINQIDEAAAQAEPPEFLLVALDTPGGLYSATHDINQAILASRVPIVIYVSPQGARAASAGTFMIYASHVAAMAPATHLGAASPVQIGSPGQGGEEQKESENQKTLARKQLNDAISYIRSLAELRGRNVEWAEEAVRNAATLTAAEALEQKVIEILARDEGDLLAQLDGLEVELPDGSRQLQSQGLVASDREPDWRERFIIAITDPNIAYILMLIGIYGLILEFYSPGFGVSGTIGTICLLLALLAFQMLPISYAGLALILVGLALLLAEAMVPSFGILGAGGLIAFLLGSILLFDSPDQAYRVAWPLIAAFAVTSLLFLLIVVRMLLRQRRRAAVSGLESLVGGEAVVLESQDGQVTVFMNGERWLASSPVPLQAGQKVRIEGVQGLTLNVSAKNNEEGLS
- a CDS encoding EAL domain-containing protein — protein: MKKPRTLFLSLRAKLFVLLALFLLVMLLGQNWLSQEHSDRIMSQYQSHIMGTVERVYSQSLDGRVTVAAEQVEALNLLLRGDDLDALANQLEQSWQSLRLTWSWLGVRLQDARGRLLFEAGQLDKLELGFPPEPRASLQCRQLCMLTVAVPVLSRSGQPGTLTITESLAPLLSDLHQTLPVDLLLLAPNHSRASLNSLRHPQLWNLSFRSGTPNPQVMRLMMALSRDWLPQQLLEGRLYGFEGRQWLVWWHPLPSLEQGGLLIAMDVNQQIAASRAYKAKLTWLGLALGIFSCSWLLWLAWRMAARLSQQAKVLPSLAHHPEALAGQQRQPQLLCDELDLLEEAEFELARRLVELDRQVQQRTSELEHHIKFDPLTGLASRSLIDSELYRRLEHLPAEEKLALVFMDINDFKQVNDSLGHEQGDRLLQILAQRLSHVGQQEELIGRFAGDDFVVLKQCRESSELDELSRRLREIVKEPVQLGERLYGINVTLGIAVAEGPEMSPGELLKRADMALHHAKASKASISYFNRDMEERLNARISLDHDLDAAFSEQQFMLYLQPQYQLSNGELHGFEALIRWRHPKQGIVSPGNFIPALEQSERIVELGFWTIEEALSMLARLEAGGLHGCHMAVNLSPRQFLDASLPAFIDTALRRHGLLPGQLELEVTETSFIGRFGPAIDALNAIKATGVRVAIDDFGTGYSSLSYLRQLPFDVVKIDRSFVATLGQDDTSSKIVTSLIELLHNLGATVVAEGVETQAQLRLLKAFDCDLAQGYLLGKPMDETSLIRLLSGNISSLPILAGKVGNQA
- the nagA gene encoding N-acetylglucosamine-6-phosphate deacetylase; translated protein: MKTLTLKADRLFDGDTFLDSPCLTLVDGRILSLGTEDGDEILHLDGTLAPGFIDIQVNGGGDRLFNNEPSLATLGAMVQAHGRFGTTAMLPTLITDDLDKMTRAADTVALALEDGMPGILGIHFEGPHLSQPKRGIHQARHIRPLSDREMALYCRQDLGIRLVTLAPEQVPPQQIAALVAAGAIVCLGHSDCSFEQANAALEAGATGFTHLFNAMSPFGSREPGMVGAALAHDGAACGLILDGHHVHPAAARVALKALGEQRLLLVTDAMQAVGSKAREFPYFDEVLHLDGDRLSNQEGRLAGSALNMAQAVANARTWLGVGEEGALRMASRWPARFLGLEGRKGMLRAGMDADLVLLDRQGRVKGTWLCGRTP
- a CDS encoding PH domain-containing protein; the protein is MAWQRLSPWGLGVVFLGQLRLMVQALPGFIAAGLYGPWDLGTLGLWGLSAGLPLMLASSILGWWLFRFRLDGNRLLIRKGLLFRAHLDIPASRIQNIQISQPLYLRPLSLYNLEVETAGAKGKEATLVALPLDQANRLKRQLLEGATAPVQQEASAPMLSRSLGDLVIHGICHNHLAWLLVVLAPFWDYIDWSGMTIFRLDDSRFSPAMTALAVAGFLLALFLVFTLLSVLGAVVRYHPYALHRHDGMLRLSGGLLTRHQASLKLRRLQIIRLRYNLLCRLFGRWTLELVQVKDDHQQEQDARASMVLPALEYQQLPHYMSLLGHRHQVPEEARAIDSRYLSRTALLWLLPALPTLATLMQITGGSQPLLLLPLLWLLVWLRWRHWGYHQEGRDLWIRSGLFGTTWTLIPGPKVQAVRLSQSPGQMKHDLASLQLSLASGTLTLPYIPLRVAQQIRDRLIYEAERHPHDWL
- a CDS encoding PH domain-containing protein; the protein is MDTFSNHSIHPDNLPQAALVEGNAVDPRLAKLMQAPLLPLMVAVPVAVLLFTRNALALSWLQALPWSLLALVLVLAMGRYRWLWARRFRYALREHDTMIWFGLWWRHHKVVPNCRLQHLAIEQGPLERYFGLSTLKGYSAGSASAELRIPGLTPQQAQALRQQLLLKVES